The following are from one region of the Rattus rattus isolate New Zealand chromosome 13, Rrattus_CSIRO_v1, whole genome shotgun sequence genome:
- the Cldn23 gene encoding claudin-23 encodes MRTPVVMTLGMVLTPCGLLLNLVSTLAPGWRLLKGFRDQPVDVVLYQGLWDICREQSSRERECGQPDQWNYFGTQPVQVARGLMITSLATTALGLLLASLGVRCWQEEPHFGLAGLSGVVLFVAGLFSLIPVSWYNHFLADPDVLAAPAQPVTVQVSYSLVLGYLGSCLLLLGGFSLALSFAPWCGERCCRCRKAPPAGPRRSSISTVYVDWPEPALTPAIKYYSEGQHRPPPAQQRDTGKLKVGFPMPRPPPKAYTNPMDVLEGEEKKTASSQDGSSSRSTRPCQNSLPCDSDL; translated from the coding sequence ATGCGGACGCCGGTGGTGATGACGCTGGGCATGGTGCTCACGCCCTGTGGGTTGCTGCTCAATCTCGTCAGTACACTGGCCCCGGGCTGGCGGCTGTTGAAGGGCTTTCGGGACCAGCCAGTGGACGTGGTGCTGTACCAGGGGCTGTGGGACATATGTCGCGAGCAGAGCAGCCGCGAGCGCGAGTGCGGCCAGCCGGACCAGTGGAACTACTTCGGGACTCAGCCTGTGCAGGTGGCCCGGGGACTCATGATCACTTCACTGGCCACTACCGCCCTAGGGCTGCTGTTGGCATCGCTCGGCGTGCGCTGTTGGCAAGAAGAGCCCCACTTCGGGCTAGCGGGCCTCTCGGGGGTCGTGCTTTTCGTCGCCGGCCTCTTCAGCCTCATCCCCGTCTCCTGGTATAACCACTTCTTGGCAGATCCTGACGTCCTGGCTGCCCCGGCCCAACCGGTCACTGTGCAGGTCAGCTACAGTCTGGTGCTGGGCTACCTAGGCAGTTGCCTGCTGTTGTTGGGCGGTTTCTCGCTGGCGCTCAGCTTTGCGCCCTGGTGTGGAGAGCGTTGTTGCCGCTGTCGCAAGGCGCCCCCAGCAGGCCCACGCCGCAGCAGCATCAGCACCGTCTACGTGGACTGGCCGGAACCCGCACTCACACCCGCCATCAAGTACTACAGTGAGGGTCAGCATCGACCTCCTCCTGCCCAGCAAAGGGACACCGGCAAACTCAAGGTCGGATTCCCGATGCCACGACCGCCACCCAAGGCCTACACCAACCCGATGGATGTGcttgagggagaagaaaagaagacggCCTCCTCCCAAGACGGTTCCTCATCTCGAAGCACTCGGCCCTGCCAAAATTCGCTGCCCTGTGACTCCGACCTGTAG